The stretch of DNA GCGGTGAATCGACATGCCGCTGAAAAGCACCAGGGCGGGGACAATGACGAAGCCACCCCCAACACCGAAGATTCCCGACAACACGCCGGTTAACACGCCCACGATGAGCAGCAACACGGCGCACCGCGAGTTCAAGATCAGAACCCCGGCAGCGTCACGCTGGCAGGTGGGACCATCCACCTGTTCCGGGGCCGGACAAGCTGGTCCAGGAATGACCGGATGCGAAGCCTGTTGCCAGAGTCGTATAGCGACAATCACCATCAGGCCGGCGAATGACAACAGCAGCACTGTCTCGGGCAGGAATCCAGCGATCCAGGTGCCCACCGGAGCGCCCACCATGCCTGCGGCTGCGAACAACAATCCGGTGCGGATCTCGACCTGACCCAGCTTCCAGCGATGTAGAAAACCAACGAATGAAGTCGCGCCAACAGCCGCGAGCGAGATCCCGACCGCTTCTCGTGCATCCACACCCAGTCCGTACACCAGCAACGGAACCGCGAAGATCGCTCCACCGCCACCGGTCAGTCCCAGCGATAAACCAACCACCATTCCGAAAATCAAGCTCAATGGTGCCATGATGCCTTCCTGAA from Planctopirus ephydatiae encodes:
- a CDS encoding sulfite exporter TauE/SafE family protein — its product is MAPLSLIFGMVVGLSLGLTGGGGAIFAVPLLVYGLGVDAREAVGISLAAVGATSFVGFLHRWKLGQVEIRTGLLFAAAGMVGAPVGTWIAGFLPETVLLLSFAGLMVIVAIRLWQQASHPVIPGPACPAPEQVDGPTCQRDAAGVLILNSRCAVLLLIVGVLTGVLSGIFGVGGGFVIVPALVLFSGMSIHRAVGTSLMVIALVSVSGVASQLWAGHAISPVVTVLFVIGGIAGLFAGQQIGRRLSGPALQKVFVIAILAVAVFVIVQNLSA